One Pseudomonas entomophila genomic window carries:
- a CDS encoding exonuclease SbcCD subunit D C-terminal domain-containing protein, translating into MRLFHTSDWHLGQSLHGQERDFEHACFLDWLLGQLRLRQPDALLIAGDIFDTVNPPVKAQERLYDFIVQAHEQQPKLDIVMIAGNHDSGSRIELPAPLMRRLRTHALGRVHWLDDGQLDTERLLIPLTNARGKVGAWCLALPFLRPAEVTGPALGDDYLQGITQVHEQLIAAAQAKRKKDQALVAISHAHMAGGSISEDSERSLIIGNAEALPARLFDKAISYVALGHLHKPQKVNREERIRYSGAPIPLSFAEINYPHQVLEVELDGSELVSVEARPVPRAVALRRVGPAPLGELLELLAELPVIDLLEDPNRQPWLEVRVRLDEPQPDLRQQIESALQGKAVRLVRISAEYAGNGRDEDDEQAFVELAQMTPQDLFGRAWEQTYGSAADEQALADFAELLQDVLHEEEQP; encoded by the coding sequence ATGCGTCTGTTTCACACCTCCGACTGGCACCTGGGCCAGAGCCTGCACGGCCAGGAACGCGACTTCGAACATGCCTGCTTCCTCGACTGGCTACTCGGCCAGCTGCGCCTGCGCCAGCCCGACGCGCTGCTGATCGCCGGTGACATCTTCGACACCGTCAACCCGCCGGTCAAAGCCCAGGAGCGGCTGTACGACTTCATCGTCCAGGCCCACGAGCAACAGCCCAAGCTGGATATCGTGATGATCGCCGGCAACCACGACTCCGGCTCGCGCATTGAACTGCCCGCGCCGCTGATGCGGCGCCTGCGCACCCACGCCCTGGGCCGGGTGCACTGGCTCGACGACGGCCAGCTGGACACCGAGCGGCTGCTGATCCCGCTGACCAACGCCCGCGGCAAGGTCGGCGCCTGGTGCCTGGCCCTGCCCTTCCTGCGCCCCGCCGAAGTCACCGGCCCCGCGCTGGGCGACGATTACCTGCAAGGCATCACCCAGGTGCACGAACAACTGATCGCCGCCGCGCAGGCCAAGCGCAAGAAAGACCAGGCGCTGGTCGCCATCAGCCATGCGCACATGGCCGGCGGCAGCATCTCGGAGGACTCCGAGCGCAGCCTGATCATCGGCAACGCCGAGGCCCTGCCGGCGCGCCTGTTCGACAAGGCCATCAGCTATGTCGCCCTCGGCCACCTGCACAAGCCGCAGAAGGTCAATCGTGAGGAGCGCATCCGCTACAGCGGCGCGCCGATCCCGCTGTCGTTCGCCGAGATCAACTATCCGCACCAGGTGCTCGAGGTGGAGCTGGACGGCAGTGAACTGGTCAGCGTCGAGGCGCGGCCAGTGCCACGCGCCGTGGCGCTGCGCCGGGTCGGCCCGGCGCCGCTGGGCGAACTGCTTGAACTGCTGGCCGAGCTGCCGGTAATCGACCTGCTCGAAGACCCCAATCGCCAGCCTTGGCTGGAGGTGCGAGTACGCCTGGACGAGCCGCAACCGGACCTGCGCCAACAGATCGAAAGCGCCCTGCAGGGCAAGGCCGTGCGCCTGGTGCGCATCAGCGCCGAATACGCCGGCAATGGCCGTGATGAAGATGACGAGCAGGCCTTCGTCGAACTGGCCCAGATGACCCCGCAGGACCTGTTCGGTCGCGCCTGGGAGCAAACTTACGGCAGCGCCGCCGACGAGCAGGCCCTGGCTGATTTCGCCGAACTGCTGCAAGACGTCCTGCACGAGGAGGAGCAGCCATGA
- a CDS encoding BatD family protein, producing MSRFGVFLSGLLWSLLAQAAPMLQASVDRTRLEAGETFELTLESQDVTQFGKPDLHALDADFEVRGTRQLNSLHSLDGETRASTRWIVTLLPRRSGSLRIPELQLGQSYSQPIDLQVQQADSQRPDVASQVFVEATLDSNTVYVQAQAVLTLRIYHSVALYDDSSLSPLQLATAKVDPLGESRTYEKEINGVRHGVIETRYAIYPQQSGSVEIPPLSFTATAADNGEQPAGTPRVGRQVQVNSLPLRLTVKPIPTSYPSDRPWLPARSLTLEEHWNPDPASQPTQIGDSLTRSITLRAEGLSSTQLPPLPATETTGLRRYPDQPLLRNEIDERGMVANREEREALVPTHSGQLALPALEVTWWNTREDHLEHSSLPARTLEVQDNPALSADTPVGDSSGRTALLWPWQLATLVLALTTLLGFALWWRARSQPAVLRAAQTGPSPRTLLDDLKRACQANDPQATRQALDAWARQQPQTLAEMAARFVPLSDALDGLNGALYSESGQYWHGDELWRAIGTIPPAEQVLVPSGESGSLPPLYPK from the coding sequence ATGAGTCGCTTCGGCGTCTTTCTCTCAGGCTTGCTCTGGAGCCTCCTGGCCCAGGCGGCCCCCATGTTGCAAGCCAGCGTCGATCGCACGCGCCTGGAAGCCGGCGAAACCTTCGAGCTGACCCTCGAAAGCCAGGACGTCACCCAGTTCGGCAAACCCGACCTGCACGCTCTGGACGCCGACTTCGAGGTGCGTGGCACCCGCCAGCTCAACAGCCTGCACAGCCTCGACGGCGAGACCCGCGCCAGCACGCGCTGGATCGTCACCCTGCTGCCCCGGCGCAGCGGCAGCCTGCGTATCCCTGAACTGCAGCTGGGTCAGTCATACAGCCAGCCCATAGACCTGCAGGTGCAGCAGGCCGACAGCCAGCGCCCGGACGTGGCCTCGCAGGTATTCGTCGAAGCGACCCTGGACAGCAACACCGTCTACGTCCAGGCCCAGGCCGTGCTCACCCTGCGCATCTACCATTCAGTGGCGCTGTACGACGACAGCAGCCTCAGCCCGTTGCAGTTGGCCACCGCCAAGGTCGACCCACTGGGTGAGTCGCGCACCTACGAGAAAGAGATCAACGGCGTGCGTCACGGCGTGATCGAGACCCGCTACGCGATCTACCCGCAGCAAAGCGGCAGCGTCGAGATCCCGCCACTGAGTTTCACCGCCACCGCGGCCGACAACGGCGAGCAGCCGGCCGGGACGCCGCGGGTGGGGCGCCAGGTCCAGGTCAACTCGCTGCCGCTACGCCTGACGGTCAAGCCGATCCCCACCAGCTACCCGAGCGACCGCCCGTGGCTGCCGGCACGCAGCCTGACCCTGGAAGAGCATTGGAACCCGGACCCGGCCAGCCAGCCCACGCAGATCGGCGATTCGCTGACCCGCAGCATCACCCTGCGCGCCGAGGGGCTGTCGAGCACCCAACTGCCACCGCTGCCCGCCACCGAGACCACGGGCCTGCGCCGTTACCCGGACCAACCGCTGCTGCGCAACGAAATCGACGAACGCGGCATGGTCGCCAATCGCGAAGAGCGTGAGGCACTGGTGCCAACCCATAGCGGCCAACTGGCCCTGCCGGCACTGGAAGTGACCTGGTGGAACACCCGCGAAGACCACCTGGAGCACAGCAGCCTGCCGGCGCGCACCCTGGAGGTGCAGGACAACCCGGCACTGAGCGCCGACACGCCGGTCGGCGACAGCAGTGGTCGCACGGCCCTGCTGTGGCCGTGGCAGCTGGCCACGCTGGTCCTGGCCCTGACCACCCTGCTCGGCTTTGCCCTGTGGTGGCGCGCCCGCTCGCAACCGGCGGTGCTACGCGCGGCGCAAACCGGCCCCAGCCCACGCACCCTGCTCGACGACCTCAAGCGCGCCTGCCAGGCCAACGACCCGCAAGCCACGCGCCAGGCCCTGGATGCCTGGGCGCGCCAGCAGCCGCAAACCCTGGCCGAGATGGCGGCGCGGTTCGTGCCGTTGTCGGATGCGCTGGATGGCTTGAACGGAGCGTTGTACAGCGAGAGTGGCCAGTATTGGCACGGGGATGAACTGTGGCGGGCGATCGGGACCATTCCGCCCGCCGAGCAGGTGCTGGTGCCTTCGGGGGAGTCAGGCAGCTTGCCGCCGTTGTATCCAAAGTAG
- a CDS encoding tetratricopeptide repeat protein, with protein sequence MIDLWPQWLRPLWLLVIPLLGWLLFKLWHRRKRAGRWQMILPPQFHAVLLGGGSGSTSKLPWIALGLAWLLIVLALLGPSWQRLEETRQRPADPLVILLELTPQMLAEDSAPNRLEQARRKILDLLEHRQDSQTALIVYAGSAHTLVPLSDDLGTTRNLLEAIDPSIMPQPGQRADLAVQKGLALLAQSGLGQGRLLLVGSSLSNPEREGILQVLGRQGPSLLMLGVGSAEGAPVRQANGEYLKDDQGGILLPRLDSASLKGFINGTGGRYRHARIDDLDLRGLGLFDNPRLLRNDGQTVQLDSWADQGYWLLLPLLLLAACAGRRGWLFCLPLLLALPQPSQAFEFNDLWLRPDQQGQRLLQRQQPAEAARHFEDSQWRGMALYQAGDFEGAAAAFAQGNTAAAHYNRGNALARAGELDAALDAYEQALERQPDFKPALDNQALVQQLLQQQQAKAEEQPANADEQGTPDADSEGNSSSTSSPAQGTPDSDEQTQQSGENNSNTQAPPATAGGDDDSITQPPQRPQSSSLDAEQRQALEQWLREIPDNPAELLRRKFWYEQQLHQETTR encoded by the coding sequence ATGATCGACCTCTGGCCGCAATGGCTGCGCCCGCTCTGGCTGCTGGTGATCCCGCTGCTCGGCTGGCTGCTGTTCAAGCTGTGGCACCGGCGCAAGCGCGCCGGGCGCTGGCAGATGATCCTGCCGCCGCAGTTCCACGCCGTGTTGCTCGGAGGTGGCAGCGGCAGCACCAGCAAACTGCCATGGATCGCCCTGGGCCTGGCCTGGCTGCTGATCGTGCTGGCCCTGCTCGGACCAAGCTGGCAGCGCCTGGAGGAAACCCGCCAGCGCCCGGCCGACCCGCTGGTGATCCTGCTCGAACTGACCCCGCAGATGCTCGCCGAGGACAGCGCGCCCAACCGCCTGGAGCAGGCCCGGCGCAAGATCCTCGACCTGCTCGAGCACCGCCAGGACAGCCAGACCGCGCTGATCGTCTACGCCGGTTCCGCCCACACCCTGGTGCCGCTGTCCGACGACCTGGGCACCACGCGCAACCTGCTGGAGGCGATCGACCCGTCGATCATGCCGCAACCCGGCCAGCGCGCCGACCTGGCCGTGCAGAAAGGCCTGGCGCTGCTGGCCCAGAGCGGCCTGGGCCAGGGCCGGCTGCTGCTGGTCGGCTCCTCCCTGAGCAACCCCGAGCGCGAAGGCATTCTGCAGGTCCTCGGGCGCCAGGGCCCGAGCCTGCTGATGCTCGGCGTGGGCAGCGCCGAAGGTGCGCCGGTACGCCAGGCCAACGGCGAATACCTCAAGGACGACCAGGGCGGCATCCTCCTGCCGCGCCTGGACAGCGCCTCGCTCAAGGGCTTCATCAACGGCACCGGTGGGCGCTATCGCCACGCGCGCATCGACGACCTCGACCTGCGCGGCCTGGGTCTGTTCGACAACCCACGGCTGCTGCGCAACGACGGCCAGACCGTGCAACTGGACAGCTGGGCCGACCAGGGCTACTGGCTACTCCTGCCACTGTTGCTGCTCGCCGCCTGCGCCGGCCGCCGCGGCTGGCTGTTCTGCCTGCCGCTGCTGCTGGCCTTGCCGCAACCGAGCCAGGCGTTCGAGTTCAACGACCTGTGGCTGCGCCCCGACCAACAGGGCCAGCGCCTGCTGCAGCGCCAGCAACCGGCCGAGGCCGCCCGGCATTTCGAGGATTCGCAATGGCGCGGCATGGCCCTGTACCAGGCGGGTGACTTCGAGGGCGCCGCCGCCGCGTTCGCCCAAGGCAATACGGCCGCCGCCCACTACAATCGAGGCAATGCCCTGGCCCGTGCCGGTGAACTGGACGCGGCGCTGGACGCCTACGAACAGGCGCTCGAACGCCAGCCCGACTTCAAGCCGGCCCTGGACAACCAGGCGCTGGTACAGCAACTGTTGCAGCAACAGCAGGCCAAAGCCGAGGAACAACCGGCCAACGCCGATGAACAAGGCACCCCGGACGCCGACAGCGAAGGCAACAGCAGCTCCACCAGCAGCCCGGCCCAGGGCACGCCAGACAGCGACGAGCAGACCCAGCAGTCCGGTGAGAACAACAGCAATACCCAGGCGCCTCCCGCCACGGCCGGTGGCGACGACGACAGCATCACGCAGCCGCCCCAACGGCCGCAATCCAGCAGCCTCGACGCCGAACAGCGCCAGGCCCTGGAACAATGGCTGCGGGAGATCCCCGACAACCCGGCGGAGCTGCTGCGGCGCAAGTTCTGGTATGAACAGCAATTGCATCAGGAAACCACGCGATGA
- a CDS encoding vWA domain-containing protein, translating into MFELAWPWIFALLPLPWLMRLLLPAADSGEPVLKVGFLDELEGLAGRRARLNLPTWRQQAPFVLIWSLLLLAAARPQWLGDPVPVSASGRDLLVAVDVSGSMDFPDMQWQGDEISRLDLVKALMGDFLQDRQGDRVGLILFGSQAYLQAPLTFDRRTVRTFLDEAQIGIAGKNTAIGDAIGLAVKRLRQRPAQSRVLILITDGANNGGQIHPLTAARLAAQEGVRIYTIGIGANPEASGTPGLLGLNPSLDLDEASLKEIAGITHGTYFRAHDGAELNAIGDTLDQLEPVAQQPTQARTATELYAWPLGLALLLSVLLVVAVQWPDNLLLRQLRKPSFLQPHPEWRQRLKRLRLRRRR; encoded by the coding sequence ATGTTTGAACTGGCCTGGCCGTGGATCTTCGCGCTGCTGCCATTGCCCTGGCTGATGCGCCTGCTGCTGCCGGCCGCCGACAGCGGCGAGCCGGTGCTCAAGGTGGGTTTCCTCGATGAGCTCGAAGGCCTGGCCGGGCGCCGCGCGCGCCTGAACCTGCCGACCTGGCGCCAGCAGGCGCCATTCGTGCTGATCTGGTCGCTCCTGCTGCTGGCCGCCGCCCGCCCGCAATGGCTGGGCGACCCGGTGCCGGTGTCGGCCAGCGGTCGCGACCTGCTGGTGGCGGTGGACGTGTCCGGCTCCATGGACTTCCCCGACATGCAGTGGCAGGGTGATGAAATCAGCCGCCTGGACCTGGTCAAGGCGCTGATGGGCGACTTCCTGCAGGACCGCCAGGGCGACCGGGTCGGCCTGATCCTGTTCGGCAGCCAGGCCTACCTGCAGGCACCGCTGACCTTCGACCGGCGCACCGTGCGCACCTTCCTCGACGAGGCGCAGATCGGCATCGCCGGCAAGAACACCGCCATCGGCGACGCCATCGGCCTGGCGGTCAAGCGCCTGCGCCAGCGCCCGGCACAGAGCCGGGTGCTGATCCTGATCACCGACGGCGCCAACAACGGCGGGCAGATCCACCCGCTGACCGCCGCGCGCCTGGCCGCCCAGGAAGGCGTGCGCATCTACACCATCGGCATCGGCGCCAACCCGGAAGCCAGCGGCACCCCCGGCCTGCTCGGCCTGAACCCGAGCCTGGACCTGGACGAAGCCTCGCTCAAGGAGATCGCCGGCATCACCCACGGCACCTACTTCCGCGCCCATGACGGCGCCGAGCTCAACGCCATCGGCGACACCCTCGACCAGCTCGAGCCGGTGGCCCAGCAGCCCACCCAGGCGCGCACCGCCACCGAGCTGTATGCCTGGCCGCTGGGGCTGGCATTGCTGCTCAGCGTGCTGCTGGTGGTGGCGGTGCAATGGCCCGACAATCTGCTGCTGCGCCAGCTGCGCAAACCGAGCTTCCTGCAGCCCCACCCGGAATGGCGCCAGCGCCTCAAGCGCCTGCGCCTGAGGAGGCGGCGATGA
- a CDS encoding AAA family ATPase translates to MKILAIRLKNLASLAGPVEIDFTAEPLASAGLFAITGPTGAGKSTLLDALCLALFGTVPRLNDIAREAKVPDADGEIPTSDPRNLLRRGAGSGFAEVDFVGIDGCRYRARWEANRAREKANGKLQNSRQSLHDLDSEQLLGSGKNEYKQLVEARLGLNFEQFTRAVMLAQSEFGAFLKADDKERSELLEKLTNTAIYTRLGQRAFSKTRETGEVHNDLKKQAEHLLPMEGEVRAALDQQLEQAQQQFKADQARQRQLEQQRTWLDEQRRLQAQHTEAGEALQAAEHDWQQLTEQRLDLQRLERLAPQRHQFHRQQTLAAQLTPLLTEIDQQQHQQNELQARTSELEQALATARQNLVLHQAQHSENAPRLRQAFAAQGDLARLDKELAEQRDACLHTEQAVGESQQQLQQLEENQQRSQQQLAQIDTALAESEHLASLADAWQAYLPQLKQVMLIGGRLAKGREELPGLQALASQANTQLQTQRDAFELLFREAGAEPQALAEQIDLLGSMLQENRKQQRTVEEVARLHGRERELRQGIATLRERQQQAMQQRQQLITEGTAAKAELETAEQALTLTRQLLERQRLARNTSVEELRAQLRDGEPCPVCGSAEHPFHQPEALLHSLGRHDQAEEDAAQKRVEQLGATLVELRTQLGVVNAQLKDYQQQQMQLGEQLQPVVEQVQAHTLWPALAPQDDQARSAWLDGQLRRLDEEISRDEKRQGILLALQKDAARLNQQLQAASDAQQQAQRHLEQQHQALATDEQQLEQSLNDLASVLPQDILQALRDDPANAFLGLDQQIALRRQQLDQRKDEQEEQQARQGQLDKLRDQQQNRQHNLQQLQHKLTALDEQHQLARTTLGELLGEHPTAEAWQQHMDKQLEQARAVEADTAQRLQVLHTQALELAGELKANHQRQQALEQEHQHLQGEISQWRGEHPELDDAGLDRLLAIDDAQLGELRQRLHAAEKAIEQSRVLMQEREQRLQQHATQAQADIPVETLEQTLAELQQRLAAQEHHCAELRARQADDQRRQQAHQALAEQIDQAYRQWQRWARLNALIGSASGDVFRKIAQGYNLDLLLHHANSQLRQLAKRYRLKRGGSALGLLVLDTEMGDELRSVHSLSGGETFLVSLALALGLASMASSTLRIESLFIDEGFGSLDPESLQLAMDALDGLQAQGRKVAVISHVQEMHERIPVQIQVRRQGNGLSDVEVCG, encoded by the coding sequence ATGAAGATTCTCGCCATCCGCCTGAAGAACCTGGCATCGCTGGCCGGCCCGGTCGAGATCGACTTCACCGCCGAGCCCCTGGCCAGCGCCGGCCTGTTCGCCATCACCGGCCCTACCGGCGCCGGCAAAAGCACCTTGCTCGACGCCTTGTGCCTGGCGTTGTTCGGTACCGTGCCACGGCTCAACGATATCGCCCGGGAAGCCAAGGTGCCCGATGCCGACGGCGAAATCCCTACCTCCGATCCACGCAACCTGTTGCGTCGCGGCGCCGGGAGCGGTTTCGCCGAGGTGGACTTCGTTGGTATCGATGGCTGCCGCTACCGCGCACGCTGGGAAGCCAACCGCGCCCGCGAGAAAGCCAATGGCAAGCTGCAGAACAGCCGCCAGAGCCTCCATGACCTGGACAGCGAACAATTGCTGGGCAGCGGCAAGAACGAATACAAGCAATTGGTCGAGGCACGCCTGGGGCTGAACTTCGAACAGTTCACCCGCGCGGTGATGCTGGCCCAGAGCGAGTTCGGCGCGTTCCTGAAAGCAGATGACAAGGAACGCAGCGAGCTGCTGGAAAAGCTCACCAACACCGCGATCTACACCCGCCTCGGCCAGCGCGCGTTCAGCAAGACCCGGGAAACCGGCGAAGTGCATAACGACCTGAAGAAGCAGGCCGAACACCTGCTGCCGATGGAAGGCGAAGTCCGCGCCGCGCTAGACCAGCAACTGGAGCAGGCCCAGCAACAGTTCAAGGCCGACCAGGCGCGCCAGCGTCAACTGGAGCAGCAACGCACCTGGCTCGACGAGCAGCGCCGCTTGCAGGCCCAGCACACCGAGGCCGGCGAAGCCCTGCAAGCCGCCGAACACGACTGGCAGCAGCTGACCGAGCAGCGCCTGGACCTGCAACGCCTGGAGCGCCTGGCCCCACAGCGCCACCAGTTCCACCGCCAGCAGACCCTCGCCGCGCAACTGACGCCCCTGCTGACGGAGATCGATCAGCAGCAGCACCAGCAAAACGAACTGCAAGCCCGCACCAGCGAGCTGGAGCAGGCACTGGCAACGGCCCGCCAAAACCTGGTCCTGCACCAGGCCCAGCACAGCGAAAACGCCCCGCGCCTGCGCCAAGCCTTTGCCGCCCAGGGCGACCTGGCGCGTCTCGACAAGGAACTGGCCGAGCAACGGGATGCCTGCCTGCACACCGAACAGGCCGTCGGTGAAAGCCAGCAACAGCTGCAACAGCTTGAAGAAAATCAGCAACGCAGCCAGCAGCAGTTGGCTCAGATCGATACCGCCCTGGCCGAAAGCGAACACCTGGCCAGCCTTGCAGATGCCTGGCAGGCCTACCTGCCACAGTTGAAGCAGGTGATGCTGATCGGCGGACGCCTGGCCAAGGGCCGTGAAGAACTGCCCGGCCTGCAAGCGCTGGCCAGCCAGGCCAACACCCAGTTGCAAACCCAGCGTGACGCGTTCGAACTGTTGTTCCGTGAGGCCGGGGCCGAGCCCCAGGCGCTGGCCGAGCAGATCGACCTGCTTGGCAGCATGCTCCAGGAGAACCGCAAGCAACAACGCACCGTCGAGGAAGTCGCGCGCCTGCACGGTCGCGAGCGGGAACTGCGCCAAGGCATCGCCACGCTGCGTGAACGCCAGCAACAGGCCATGCAGCAGCGCCAGCAGCTGATCACCGAAGGCACCGCCGCCAAGGCCGAACTGGAAACGGCCGAACAGGCCCTGACCCTCACCCGCCAGTTGCTGGAGCGCCAGCGCCTGGCACGCAACACCAGCGTCGAGGAACTGCGCGCCCAGTTGCGCGATGGCGAACCTTGCCCGGTCTGCGGCAGCGCCGAGCACCCGTTCCATCAGCCTGAGGCCCTGCTGCACAGCCTTGGCCGCCATGACCAGGCTGAAGAGGACGCCGCGCAGAAGCGTGTGGAACAACTCGGCGCAACGCTGGTGGAACTGCGCACCCAGCTGGGCGTGGTCAACGCCCAGCTCAAGGACTATCAGCAACAACAGATGCAATTGGGCGAGCAGTTGCAGCCTGTGGTCGAGCAGGTCCAGGCCCACACGCTGTGGCCCGCCCTCGCCCCTCAGGACGACCAGGCCCGCAGTGCCTGGCTCGATGGCCAGTTGCGCCGCCTGGACGAAGAGATCAGCCGCGACGAGAAACGCCAGGGCATCCTGCTCGCCCTGCAGAAGGATGCGGCGCGCCTCAACCAGCAGTTGCAGGCCGCCAGCGACGCCCAGCAGCAAGCCCAGCGCCACCTCGAGCAGCAGCACCAGGCCCTGGCCACCGACGAGCAGCAGCTCGAGCAAAGCCTGAACGACCTGGCCAGCGTGCTGCCCCAGGACATCCTCCAGGCCCTGCGCGACGACCCGGCCAATGCCTTCCTCGGCCTGGACCAGCAGATCGCCCTGCGCCGGCAACAGCTCGACCAGCGCAAGGATGAACAGGAAGAACAGCAGGCCCGCCAGGGCCAGCTGGACAAGCTGCGCGATCAACAGCAGAACCGCCAGCACAACCTGCAGCAGCTGCAACACAAGCTCACCGCCCTGGACGAACAGCACCAGCTGGCACGTACCACATTGGGCGAACTGCTGGGTGAGCACCCCACTGCCGAAGCCTGGCAACAGCACATGGACAAGCAGCTGGAGCAGGCCCGCGCCGTCGAAGCGGACACCGCGCAGCGCCTCCAGGTACTCCACACCCAGGCCTTGGAGCTGGCCGGTGAACTGAAGGCCAACCACCAGCGCCAGCAAGCACTGGAGCAGGAGCACCAGCACCTTCAAGGTGAGATCAGCCAATGGCGCGGCGAGCACCCCGAACTGGACGACGCCGGCCTCGATCGCCTGCTGGCCATCGACGACGCTCAGTTGGGCGAGCTGCGCCAGCGCCTGCACGCCGCGGAAAAAGCCATCGAGCAAAGCCGCGTGCTGATGCAGGAACGCGAACAACGTTTGCAACAGCACGCCACCCAGGCGCAGGCCGACATACCGGTTGAAACGCTGGAGCAGACGCTCGCCGAGCTCCAGCAACGGCTGGCGGCCCAGGAACACCACTGCGCCGAGCTGCGCGCCCGGCAGGCCGACGACCAACGCCGGCAACAGGCGCATCAAGCCCTGGCCGAACAGATTGACCAGGCCTATCGCCAGTGGCAACGCTGGGCGCGCCTGAACGCATTGATCGGCTCGGCCTCGGGCGATGTGTTCCGCAAGATCGCCCAGGGTTACAACCTCGACCTGCTGCTGCACCACGCCAACAGCCAGCTGCGCCAGTTGGCGAAACGTTATCGCCTCAAGCGCGGCGGCAGTGCCCTGGGCCTGTTGGTGCTGGACACCGAGATGGGCGACGAGTTGCGCTCGGTGCACTCGCTGTCCGGCGGCGAAACCTTCCTGGTCTCGCTGGCCCTGGCCTTGGGCCTGGCGTCGATGGCCTCGAGCACCCTGCGCATCGAGTCGCTGTTCATCGACGAAGGCTTCGGCAGCCTCGACCCCGAGTCGCTGCAACTGGCCATGGACGCCCTCGACGGCCTGCAGGCCCAAGGGCGCAAGGTGGCGGTGATCTCCCACGTGCAGGAAATGCACGAGCGCATCCCGGTGCAGATCCAGGTGCGCCGCCAGGGCAACGGCCTGAGCGACGTGGAGGTATGCGGGTGA